The stretch of DNA TGCCGATGAAAAACTGGCCTGCATGGCTTTTGATATGGCTGAGGTCCGTTACCTGAGCAGTGCCGGAATCCGCTCCATTGTGCGGACCATGAAAATTCTGCACAGCCGTAACGGCGCGCTGGCTCTCTGCGCGCTCTGCTCCTATTGCCGCAATGTGCTTGATACCGCCGGGATGACCCGCTCATTGAATATTTTCTCCACTCACAGCGAGGCCATGGATTTTCTGCAGTCCGTGCACTGGGAGCGGCAGGCCCTTGAAAACTGGGAACGCATGGAAACTGCGGATTCACCCATCGGGCAGTTTCGGTTTGTGCCCGGTGAAAATTCGCAGGCCGACTTGAAGGTCATCGGTTCCATTGCGGATATTTTTCATTCGCGGGTGGATGAAAGGCGGGTTTTTTCGCGTCGTTTTTCCCAGACAGAATATTCCATCGGTGTGGGCGGGCTTGGTGAAGTCCCGGAAGATTATATGAAGGTGCTCGGGTCCATGATCACCATCGGCGGGACCATGGGCTGGCTGCCCACGGATGGTCACGACCTTGCTGATTTTCTGGTGCCGCGCAATGATACCGGATCGGTGCTGATCCGTACTCCCTTCAACCTGACTCTTTCCGGCGGTTTTAACGAATATATAATGTTTGAATCTTCCGAAGAGGGCGGAACCACTCTGGACCGCCTTTATCGCGGTCTGTTTCTGCTTGCCCGGCGCAGGCGCAGGGATTTCAAGGGCGTACTCGGTACGGCCGCATGGATGCAGACCAGTGAGCTTATGGCCGGAACCATGATGCGTTCCCCGGTGCGCGAATTCGCCCCGGAAAACAAACGGGCCATTACCGACCCATCCAACAGCGGTGAGTGGTTCAAGCGCGATGTGCTGCCCCGGCACCGCGATGTGACCTGTTTGACCTGCGGGGTGGGAGTTGATCTTTCCTGTGACCTTTCGGTTTATGACCAGTCCGGGCTGTATGCAGCTTTTTATATTGACCCGGCAACTGCCGGAGACCGGGGGCAGATTCTCAATAATCACGGTGCTGTTTTCGAGCAGGTGCATATGCCTGAGAAAATGGTCTGTCTTGATAAAATGGTCCGCGAAGTCTCGGCAAAAGCGGAATTCAAGGATATGCGCAAACTGCGCGACAACACCCGCGTGACCCGGGCTTTTCTGGGGGTAAGTTATGTCCGCAGGCTGGTTCGGGACAGTGCCGGTTGGCAGGGTGTGGAGCTTCCGGTCAACCGCAATATTGCGGAGAAGCGTTACCGCGAGGAGGCTGAGTTTCCTCTGGTTCCGGAAAAACGCGAGGCCGAACTGAGTAAATTCCAACGTTTTCTTGAGGAACAGCAGGCCAAGCACAGAGAGCATGGGAAATAAGTTGCCTGATACCTGCGCTTGCAGGTAAATAAGATTGAAAAGATTAAATGATCATAATGTGATGAATCCTTAAGGAGGATATATGTGGTTTCGTCTGGCTGTAAGCCTGCTGCTGACGGCAGTTTTTTGTGTTCCGGCCTTTGCTGGGGAAAAGACCATCAAGGTCGGGGTGCTTTATAATCTTACCGGGGGGATGGCCGCCATTGACCGGCCCGGTCTGCATGGCATGGAGCTGGCAAAAGAGATTATTAATTCCGGGGGCGGCATTCTGGGACGTAAATTAAGTCTTGTTATTTCCGACTGCCGTTCAAATCTTGATTCCGCGGCAATGGCTTCCGAAGCACTG from Desulfovibrio sp. JC010 encodes:
- a CDS encoding STAS domain-containing protein, with the protein product MEITVRRHGDTVVVGMAGRVDAYGAGELDRNLKDLLADEKLACMAFDMAEVRYLSSAGIRSIVRTMKILHSRNGALALCALCSYCRNVLDTAGMTRSLNIFSTHSEAMDFLQSVHWERQALENWERMETADSPIGQFRFVPGENSQADLKVIGSIADIFHSRVDERRVFSRRFSQTEYSIGVGGLGEVPEDYMKVLGSMITIGGTMGWLPTDGHDLADFLVPRNDTGSVLIRTPFNLTLSGGFNEYIMFESSEEGGTTLDRLYRGLFLLARRRRRDFKGVLGTAAWMQTSELMAGTMMRSPVREFAPENKRAITDPSNSGEWFKRDVLPRHRDVTCLTCGVGVDLSCDLSVYDQSGLYAAFYIDPATAGDRGQILNNHGAVFEQVHMPEKMVCLDKMVREVSAKAEFKDMRKLRDNTRVTRAFLGVSYVRRLVRDSAGWQGVELPVNRNIAEKRYREEAEFPLVPEKREAELSKFQRFLEEQQAKHREHGK